A window of Streptomyces profundus genomic DNA:
GAGCCGCGCGCTGGCCTCGACGACGCCGGTGAGATCGCTGCCGGTGGGGAACCCCGGCTCGGTGAAGCCCCGGGTGAGGTCCACGACCACCAGCGCGGGGCGCCGCCCCCGCGGTACCCGGGCGCCGAAGCCAGCCGTGTCGTAGAGCCGGTCCACCGCCTCCCCGTGCAGCCCGCTCACGGCCGCTCCCCGGAGCGGACCGGAGGGCTCCCGGCCAGCAGTCGTCCGGCGCCCGGCACCACCGGCTCAAGACCGAGCCCGGTCAGCACACGGTGGGTGGTCGCGGTGGCCGCCGACAGGACCGGAAGGCCGAGTTCGTCCTCGACGGGCTGGATCGACGGGAGCGACGGCATCTGCACGCACGCCGAGAGCACCAGGGCGTCGGCCCGCGTCAGATCGAGTGTCCGCGCGTGGTCGCGCAGCCGCGTCGGATCCAGGCGCGCCACGGCCAGATTGTCCGGCACCTCAAGCGACAGCGAGTCGACCACCTCGACCCCCGCGTCCTCCAGGTAGGTGATGACGGCCTGGGTCAGCGGCTTGAGATAGGGCGTGATGATCGCGACCCGCCGCGCCCCGAGGGCCTCGATGCCCGACAGGAGCGCACCGGCACTGGAGACCACGGGGGCCGACGCGCCCTCGTCCCTCAGCACCTCGGATATCGCGTCCTCCGCCACGCAGTGGTACCCGGGCCCCTGCGCCATGATGGCGACCAGACAGGCCGTGGTGACGATGTCCGGCCTGGCGTCCGCCAGTTCGGCCGCCGCGCGCCGGGACTGCTCGTTCATCGCGGCCAGCTGCTCGGGCGTCACCTGCCGCATCCGGGCCCGGGCGGCGTGGTGGACGAAACGCTCGT
This region includes:
- a CDS encoding Asp/Glu racemase codes for the protein MTDYRIGMIVPSSNLTMETELPRMLRAREEVVPDERFVHHAARARMRQVTPEQLAAMNEQSRRAAAELADARPDIVTTACLVAIMAQGPGYHCVAEDAISEVLRDEGASAPVVSSAGALLSGIEALGARRVAIITPYLKPLTQAVITYLEDAGVEVVDSLSLEVPDNLAVARLDPTRLRDHARTLDLTRADALVLSACVQMPSLPSIQPVEDELGLPVLSAATATTHRVLTGLGLEPVVPGAGRLLAGSPPVRSGERP